One region of Bacillus pumilus genomic DNA includes:
- the uvrA gene encoding excinuclease ABC subunit UvrA, which translates to MAMERIEVKGARAHNLKNIDVNIPRDQLVVITGLSGSGKSSLAFDTIYAEGQRRYVESLSAYARQFLGQMDKPDVDAIEGLSPAISIDQKTTSRNPRSTVGTVTEIYDYLRLLYARVGKPICPIHGIEITSQTIEQMTDRILEYPERTKLQVLAPVVSGRKGTHVKVLDQIRKQGYVRVRVDGEMEDLSEEIELEKNKKHSIEVVIDRIVVKEGVAARLSDSLETALRLGEGRVMIDVIGQEELLFSEHHACPHCGFSIGELEPRMFSFNSPFGACPSCDGLGSKLEVDPELVIPNKDLTLRQHAIAPWEPQSSQYYPQLLEAVCTHYGIDMDIPVKDIPSHLFDKILYGSGSERIYFKYENDFGQVRENEIEFEGVLRNIERRYKETSSDYIREQMEKYMANQPCPTCKGYRLKKETLAVLINGKHIGEITDLSVSDALDLYGEIELSEKDLQIAQLILREIKERLSFLNNVGLDYLTLSRSAGTLSGGEAQRIRLATQIGSRLTGVLYILDEPSIGLHQRDNDRLIGTLKNMRDIGNTLIVVEHDEDTMLAADYLIDIGPGAGVHGGEVISAGTPEEVMKDKKSLTGQYLSGEKFIPLPIERRKPDGRYIEIKGAKENNLKNVNAKFPLGVFTAVTGVSGSGKSTLVNEILLKSLAQKLHRAKTKPGQHKEIKGMDHLDKVIDIDQSPIGRTPRSNPATYTGVFDDVRDVFAQTNEAKVRGYKKGRFSFNVKGGRCEACRGDGIIKIEMHFLPDVYVPCEVCHGKRYNRETLEVTYKGKNIADVLEMTVEDALQFFENIPKIKRKLQTIFDVGLGYITLGQPATTLSGGEAQRVKLASELHRRSNGRSLYILDEPTTGLHVDDIARLLKVLQRLVENGDTVLVIEHNLDIIKAADYLVDLGPEGGAGGGTIIASGTPEQIAKEKASYTGRYLKPILERDRKRMKQLVKEIESVTSS; encoded by the coding sequence ATGGCTATGGAACGAATAGAGGTGAAAGGTGCTAGAGCCCACAACCTTAAAAATATTGATGTGAATATCCCGCGTGACCAGTTAGTGGTCATCACGGGTTTATCTGGTTCAGGAAAATCGTCGCTTGCCTTTGATACCATTTATGCAGAGGGTCAGCGCAGGTACGTTGAATCTCTTTCAGCGTATGCGCGCCAATTTCTCGGTCAAATGGATAAACCGGATGTAGATGCCATTGAAGGTCTTTCTCCGGCGATTAGTATTGATCAGAAGACGACGAGCCGGAACCCTAGATCAACAGTTGGAACCGTTACTGAAATCTATGATTATTTACGACTCTTGTATGCTCGAGTTGGGAAACCTATTTGTCCGATACATGGGATTGAAATCACGTCCCAAACGATTGAGCAGATGACAGATCGTATTTTAGAATATCCAGAAAGAACGAAATTGCAAGTGCTTGCGCCGGTCGTATCAGGCCGCAAAGGAACACATGTTAAAGTACTTGATCAAATTCGAAAGCAAGGCTATGTGCGAGTAAGAGTCGACGGAGAGATGGAAGATCTATCAGAAGAGATCGAGCTTGAAAAGAACAAGAAGCATTCCATTGAAGTCGTGATTGATCGAATCGTGGTGAAGGAAGGCGTTGCGGCTCGGCTGTCTGACTCCCTTGAAACGGCGCTGCGACTAGGTGAAGGCCGTGTGATGATTGACGTGATTGGACAAGAAGAGCTGTTATTCAGTGAACATCATGCCTGTCCGCACTGCGGGTTCTCTATTGGTGAGCTTGAGCCGAGAATGTTTTCATTTAATAGTCCTTTTGGTGCCTGTCCGAGCTGTGATGGGCTTGGCTCTAAACTAGAAGTTGACCCAGAGCTTGTCATTCCTAATAAGGATTTGACGTTACGACAGCATGCCATTGCCCCTTGGGAGCCGCAGAGCTCACAATACTATCCTCAGCTTCTTGAGGCAGTATGTACACATTACGGAATCGACATGGACATTCCAGTGAAAGATATACCGTCGCATTTATTCGATAAAATTTTATATGGCAGCGGCTCTGAACGGATTTATTTTAAATATGAAAATGATTTTGGTCAGGTACGTGAAAATGAAATTGAATTTGAAGGTGTTCTTCGTAACATTGAACGACGCTATAAGGAAACCAGCTCTGATTATATTCGTGAGCAAATGGAGAAGTATATGGCGAACCAGCCATGTCCGACATGTAAAGGATATCGTCTGAAAAAAGAGACGCTTGCGGTTCTGATCAATGGCAAACATATCGGAGAAATCACTGATTTGTCTGTCTCTGATGCCCTTGATTTATATGGTGAAATCGAGTTGTCTGAGAAAGATTTGCAGATTGCTCAGCTCATTTTACGTGAAATCAAAGAGCGCTTGTCCTTCTTAAATAATGTGGGATTAGATTACCTCACATTGAGCCGCTCGGCTGGCACACTATCCGGAGGAGAGGCGCAGCGGATTCGTCTGGCGACTCAAATCGGGTCAAGGCTGACAGGTGTTCTTTATATATTAGATGAACCATCTATTGGTCTGCATCAGCGTGATAATGACCGATTGATCGGGACATTGAAAAACATGCGCGATATCGGGAATACCCTCATTGTCGTAGAGCATGATGAAGATACGATGCTAGCCGCTGATTATTTGATTGATATTGGACCTGGAGCAGGAGTTCATGGAGGAGAAGTGATTTCAGCTGGAACGCCGGAAGAAGTCATGAAGGACAAGAAATCTTTAACAGGACAATATTTATCAGGAGAGAAATTTATCCCTCTGCCGATCGAAAGAAGAAAGCCTGACGGCCGCTATATTGAGATCAAAGGTGCAAAAGAAAACAACCTGAAAAACGTCAATGCGAAGTTCCCTCTAGGCGTCTTTACAGCTGTAACTGGGGTGTCTGGTTCAGGGAAAAGTACGCTTGTGAATGAAATTCTATTAAAATCACTTGCGCAAAAACTGCACAGAGCGAAGACGAAGCCAGGACAGCACAAAGAAATCAAAGGAATGGATCATTTAGATAAGGTGATTGATATTGATCAATCTCCAATCGGCCGTACGCCAAGATCCAACCCTGCCACGTATACAGGTGTATTTGACGATGTGCGGGATGTGTTTGCACAAACCAATGAAGCAAAGGTACGAGGGTATAAAAAAGGTAGATTCAGCTTTAACGTCAAAGGTGGACGCTGTGAGGCATGTCGCGGAGATGGCATCATTAAAATCGAAATGCACTTTTTACCTGATGTGTATGTGCCTTGTGAGGTGTGCCACGGGAAACGTTATAACCGCGAGACGCTTGAGGTCACATATAAAGGGAAGAACATTGCTGATGTGCTTGAAATGACTGTGGAGGACGCACTCCAATTTTTCGAGAACATCCCGAAAATTAAGCGGAAGCTTCAAACGATTTTTGATGTTGGACTAGGGTACATTACACTTGGACAGCCTGCGACGACATTGTCCGGGGGAGAGGCGCAGCGTGTGAAATTGGCATCTGAGCTTCACCGACGTTCAAACGGAAGGTCTCTTTATATTTTAGACGAGCCGACAACGGGTCTGCATGTGGATGATATTGCCCGTTTATTAAAAGTGCTTCAGCGTTTGGTCGAAAACGGAGATACGGTGCTAGTGATTGAGCACAACCTTGATATTATCAAGGCTGCTGATTACCTCGTTGATCTCGGACCAGAGGGCGGTGCTGGCGGCGGAACGATCATTGCCTCTGGGACTCCTGAGCAAATTGCAAAAGAAAAAGCTTCTTACACTGGTCGATACTTAAAGCCTATTTTAGAGCGTGACCGTAAACGAATGAAACAGTTGGTCAAAGAAATAGAAAGTGTGACTTCATCATAA
- the uvrB gene encoding excinuclease ABC subunit UvrB codes for MSDRFELVSNYQPQGDQPKAIEKLVEGIHQGKQHQTLLGATGTGKTFTVSNLIKEVNKPTLVIAHNKTLAGQLYSEFKEFFPNNAVEYFVSYYDYYQPEAYVPQTDTFIEKDASINDEIDKLRHSATSSLFERRDVIIIASVSCIYGLGSPEEYRELVLSLRTEMEIERNQLLRKLVDIQYSRNDIDFQRGTFRVRGDVVEIFPASRDEHCIRVEFFGDEIERIREVDALTGEILGDREHVAIFPASHFVTREEKMEKAIINIEQELEEQLEKLRDNEKLLEAQRLEQRTRYDLEMMREMGFCSGIENYSRHLTLRPSGSTPYTLLDYFPDDFMIVVDESHVTIPQIRAMYNGDQARKQVLVDHGFRLPSALDNRPLTFDEFEKHINHIVHVSATPGPYELEKTPEVVEQIIRPTGLLDPIIEVRPIEGQIDDLIGEIHARVEKNERVLVTTLTKKMSEDLTDYLKEIGIKVNYLHSEIKTLERIEIIRDLRLGKYDVLVGINLLREGLDIPEVSLVTILDADKEGFLRSERSLIQTIGRAARNSEGRVIMYADKMTKSMDIAIQETKRRREQQEAYNEKYGITPQTIHKKIRDAIKATKIHEESEEYETNAAPKLSKMSKKEREKVIEKVEMEMKDAAKALDFEKAAELRDLLLELKAEG; via the coding sequence GTGAGTGACCGCTTTGAATTAGTTTCTAACTATCAGCCCCAAGGAGATCAGCCGAAGGCAATTGAAAAGCTTGTTGAGGGTATCCATCAGGGGAAACAGCATCAAACGCTGTTAGGTGCTACAGGTACGGGAAAGACCTTTACTGTATCCAACCTGATCAAAGAAGTGAACAAACCGACACTTGTCATTGCGCATAACAAGACACTTGCCGGTCAGCTATACAGCGAGTTCAAGGAATTTTTTCCGAATAATGCTGTCGAATATTTTGTGAGTTACTATGATTATTACCAACCAGAGGCGTATGTGCCTCAGACTGATACATTTATTGAAAAGGATGCCAGCATCAATGATGAGATTGATAAGCTGAGACACTCCGCTACGTCCTCGTTATTTGAGCGGAGAGATGTCATCATCATTGCCAGTGTCTCCTGTATTTATGGCTTAGGTTCGCCAGAGGAATATCGAGAGCTTGTGCTGTCTTTACGTACTGAAATGGAGATTGAACGAAATCAGCTTCTTCGTAAGCTGGTGGACATTCAGTATTCTCGTAATGATATAGATTTTCAGCGCGGAACCTTCCGAGTACGAGGAGACGTCGTTGAAATTTTCCCTGCTTCACGTGATGAGCATTGTATCAGAGTGGAGTTTTTCGGTGATGAAATTGAACGTATTCGTGAAGTGGATGCACTGACTGGAGAAATACTCGGTGATCGTGAGCATGTTGCTATTTTCCCAGCATCTCACTTCGTCACAAGAGAAGAAAAAATGGAAAAAGCGATTATTAATATTGAACAAGAGCTTGAAGAGCAGCTCGAAAAACTTCGAGATAATGAAAAATTGCTAGAAGCGCAGCGTCTTGAGCAGCGGACAAGATATGACCTTGAGATGATGAGAGAAATGGGCTTTTGTTCAGGAATCGAGAACTACTCAAGGCACCTGACCTTGCGTCCTTCTGGTTCAACACCTTACACATTGCTTGATTATTTCCCAGATGATTTTATGATTGTTGTCGATGAGTCACATGTGACAATACCGCAAATACGCGCGATGTACAACGGGGACCAAGCAAGAAAGCAAGTGTTGGTTGATCACGGATTCCGTCTGCCTTCAGCACTTGATAACAGACCGCTCACCTTTGATGAGTTTGAAAAGCATATCAACCATATTGTACATGTATCTGCCACTCCTGGTCCTTACGAGCTTGAGAAAACCCCAGAGGTTGTGGAACAAATTATTCGTCCAACAGGTTTACTTGATCCAATCATTGAAGTGCGTCCGATTGAAGGGCAAATTGATGACTTAATTGGAGAAATTCATGCGCGGGTTGAGAAAAATGAACGTGTGCTTGTGACGACGCTGACGAAGAAAATGTCTGAGGATCTTACAGATTACTTAAAAGAGATCGGAATCAAAGTCAATTATCTGCATTCAGAAATTAAGACCCTTGAGCGGATTGAGATTATTCGCGATTTACGTCTCGGAAAATATGATGTGCTTGTGGGAATCAACCTTCTTCGTGAAGGACTGGATATTCCAGAGGTCTCGCTCGTGACGATTTTAGATGCAGATAAAGAAGGCTTCTTACGCTCTGAAAGATCCCTCATCCAGACGATAGGCCGTGCAGCGAGAAATTCGGAAGGCCGGGTCATTATGTATGCAGATAAAATGACCAAATCAATGGATATTGCGATTCAAGAAACGAAGCGAAGACGAGAGCAGCAAGAGGCGTATAATGAGAAATATGGAATTACTCCGCAAACCATCCATAAGAAAATCAGAGATGCCATTAAAGCAACAAAGATACATGAAGAATCGGAAGAATATGAAACAAATGCAGCACCAAAGCTGTCAAAAATGAGCAAAAAAGAACGAGAAAAAGTGATCGAAAAGGTCGAGATGGAAATGAAAGATGCAGCAAAAGCGCTTGATTTTGAAAAAGCAGCAGAATTAAGAGATCTATTGCTAGAGCTAAAAGCGGAAGGATGA
- a CDS encoding CsbA family protein — MITKAIFALVFPFLLVILFSKVTYNHYVGIALTAALLFASYMKGYTETYFIVGLDIISLVAGALYMAKKEIEKREKAEKNH, encoded by the coding sequence GTGATTACAAAAGCCATATTTGCACTTGTTTTTCCTTTCCTGCTCGTTATTTTATTTTCAAAGGTTACTTATAATCATTATGTGGGCATTGCATTAACAGCAGCGCTTTTATTTGCCTCGTACATGAAGGGCTATACAGAAACCTACTTTATTGTGGGATTAGATATCATTTCTTTAGTAGCTGGGGCATTATATATGGCTAAAAAAGAAATTGAAAAGAGAGAAAAGGCTGAAAAAAATCATTGA
- a CDS encoding PEP/pyruvate-binding domain-containing protein has product MYSVLFHAAEESAALAGAKGLNLIKLNNHGLPVPDGFIIKTNSFSSFLSYHNLHQTEQNLADKIKKASFPSQMEAELLSSFQSLRKTYPSVAVRSSSVAEDLEGASFAGQYETYLNIKTNEEFLQAVKECWSSYFEARVTEYKEEMGENEEEMPLMAVVVQGLIHSDVSGVIFSENPVTGKTNEMMLTASYGLGEAIVSGIVTPDTFIVDKETLSIEKSLGTKELQIVPYQEGVIEQSVTEEMAGQFCLNDDQLVEITQITKQVETLYGHSVDIEFGIANGTFYLLQARPITAALSKAADETAGASFQMQPDELQDFWISMDDHMPGPTSPLFSSLIIPALKSGMKKNGEKYQVPDLNIKDIKLYRGHLYSSPSLPEASAETAPVFDESIFELFPHLSERMYEILEKNFFPFYEKLDRQMKEPMTIEDAIVGFEKLKTFYIQAYDDHFDIVIPQVILSTMIEDMLVTYTGDQSQVILLHEMMIGVMNKSLETDKKLSDFAKSVLQDTELHQAFMKHEKNPELLDALTQSEKGRHFISELEEFLQVYGWRSVKSHDLTEETWAENPEFILDIIRNNIQHQCDFDEEFAQAVIKRQETYEHFMSQVKDEAFKTKFETLYQFALQAANIRDDHHFYIDAMLDAKARVYLLKIGELLVQKGAIPHPEDLWYLYDEEVHTALTTSTSFDTVIAQRKIDMKDNEAIQPPAYMGTPTEAELQQVERMLGSLRENENNTSDMIYGIGASSGIVSGRVKVITCAEEFSQFRKDDILVCKTTTPLWTSLFRDAKAVITDAGGILSHSAIIAREYMMPAVLGTRIATETLQSGDLVTVDGSNGRIQILKQHARV; this is encoded by the coding sequence ATGTATTCAGTTTTATTTCATGCGGCTGAAGAATCCGCAGCACTCGCAGGGGCAAAAGGCCTGAATTTAATCAAATTAAACAATCACGGCCTGCCAGTCCCAGATGGATTTATTATCAAAACCAACAGCTTTTCAAGCTTTCTTTCATATCACAACCTGCACCAAACTGAACAAAACCTTGCTGACAAAATCAAAAAAGCATCGTTCCCTTCTCAAATGGAAGCAGAACTCCTTTCGTCCTTTCAATCATTGCGGAAGACTTATCCCTCAGTTGCAGTTCGATCCTCTTCTGTTGCTGAAGATCTCGAAGGCGCCTCATTTGCAGGACAGTACGAGACCTATTTAAATATCAAAACAAATGAAGAATTCTTACAGGCTGTCAAAGAATGCTGGTCTTCTTATTTTGAAGCAAGAGTGACAGAATATAAGGAAGAGATGGGTGAAAACGAGGAAGAGATGCCGCTCATGGCTGTTGTCGTTCAAGGATTGATCCATTCTGACGTCTCCGGTGTCATCTTTAGTGAAAATCCCGTAACAGGAAAAACAAATGAAATGATGCTCACAGCAAGCTACGGACTAGGAGAAGCAATCGTCTCCGGGATTGTGACACCAGACACATTTATTGTAGACAAAGAGACACTTTCTATTGAAAAATCACTTGGAACGAAAGAACTGCAAATTGTACCTTATCAAGAAGGTGTCATTGAACAATCAGTAACTGAGGAAATGGCTGGTCAGTTTTGCCTGAATGATGACCAATTAGTAGAAATCACGCAAATCACCAAACAAGTAGAAACACTTTATGGTCATAGCGTCGATATCGAATTTGGAATAGCAAATGGCACATTTTATTTACTTCAAGCCAGGCCGATTACTGCAGCCCTCTCAAAAGCAGCAGATGAGACAGCGGGCGCTTCTTTTCAAATGCAGCCAGACGAGCTGCAGGATTTCTGGATCTCAATGGACGATCATATGCCGGGCCCAACAAGTCCTCTCTTTTCAAGTCTGATCATCCCAGCATTAAAAAGCGGTATGAAGAAAAATGGTGAAAAATATCAAGTGCCTGATCTGAATATTAAAGATATCAAGCTTTATAGAGGTCACCTGTATTCATCACCGTCCCTGCCTGAAGCGAGTGCAGAAACTGCACCAGTTTTTGATGAGAGCATATTTGAGTTATTTCCACATTTAAGTGAACGTATGTATGAGATTTTAGAGAAAAATTTCTTTCCCTTTTATGAAAAACTCGATCGCCAAATGAAGGAACCGATGACCATTGAAGACGCCATCGTCGGCTTCGAAAAATTAAAGACTTTTTATATACAAGCATACGATGATCATTTTGATATTGTCATACCTCAAGTCATTTTATCGACTATGATTGAAGACATGCTTGTGACGTATACTGGTGATCAATCACAAGTGATCCTGCTGCATGAGATGATGATAGGCGTGATGAACAAATCTCTTGAAACAGACAAGAAGCTATCTGATTTTGCAAAGAGTGTCCTTCAAGATACTGAACTTCATCAAGCGTTTATGAAGCATGAAAAGAACCCAGAGCTGCTTGATGCACTCACTCAATCGGAAAAAGGCAGACACTTCATTTCGGAATTAGAGGAATTTCTTCAAGTCTATGGCTGGCGATCTGTTAAAAGTCATGATCTTACGGAGGAGACATGGGCGGAAAACCCTGAGTTTATACTAGATATCATCAGAAACAACATTCAACACCAATGTGATTTTGATGAAGAATTTGCACAAGCCGTCATCAAAAGACAAGAGACATATGAACATTTTATGAGCCAAGTGAAGGATGAAGCGTTTAAAACGAAATTTGAGACACTTTATCAATTTGCTCTACAGGCTGCTAATATCCGTGACGATCACCACTTCTACATTGATGCCATGTTAGATGCTAAAGCCAGGGTATATCTATTAAAAATTGGTGAACTTCTTGTACAAAAAGGAGCGATTCCTCATCCAGAAGATCTATGGTACCTCTACGATGAGGAGGTACACACAGCGCTCACAACCTCTACATCATTTGATACGGTCATCGCACAAAGAAAAATTGACATGAAAGATAATGAAGCCATCCAACCACCAGCTTATATGGGTACCCCAACTGAAGCTGAATTGCAGCAAGTAGAAAGAATGCTCGGTTCATTAAGAGAAAATGAAAACAATACAAGCGATATGATCTATGGAATTGGCGCATCTAGCGGCATTGTTTCTGGAAGAGTAAAAGTCATTACATGTGCTGAGGAATTCTCTCAATTTCGAAAGGATGATATTTTAGTTTGCAAAACAACCACACCTTTATGGACGAGCTTATTTAGAGATGCAAAAGCAGTCATCACCGATGCTGGAGGCATTTTGTCTCATTCAGCTATTATCGCTAGAGAGTATATGATGCCAGCTGTCCTAGGAACCCGAATAGCGACTGAAACACTTCAATCAGGTGACCTTGTGACAGTAGATGGAAGCAATGGACGCATTCAGATATTAAAACAGCATGCACGTGTCTAA
- a CDS encoding TetR/AcrR family transcriptional regulator, with amino-acid sequence MLKSTNQRIIRATMDLLTEKGYQKTTTKEIATKANVSEATIFRNFKNKRGVIAAIMKMKSTPTKTLEAEFKGDLYTDLKFLGSYILEHLTSKKEFIYISMREPAMFKDLTSHEKIYPQELREMLIQYFKKMSALQHVLKGKEDIYADIFISTYFGFFIQQLEQDFQLVLTQKDDFIETYTHIFMRGISPA; translated from the coding sequence TTGTTAAAATCTACAAATCAACGAATCATTCGTGCAACAATGGATTTATTGACTGAAAAGGGCTATCAAAAAACCACAACAAAAGAAATAGCCACAAAAGCGAATGTCAGTGAAGCAACAATTTTCCGCAACTTTAAAAACAAACGCGGCGTTATTGCTGCCATTATGAAAATGAAATCAACGCCGACGAAAACCTTAGAAGCAGAATTTAAAGGGGATTTATACACCGATTTAAAGTTTCTCGGTTCTTATATCCTTGAACATTTAACTTCAAAAAAAGAATTCATTTATATCAGCATGCGAGAACCGGCTATGTTTAAAGATCTGACCAGTCATGAAAAAATTTATCCTCAAGAACTAAGGGAAATGCTGATACAATACTTCAAAAAGATGAGTGCTTTGCAGCATGTCTTAAAAGGAAAAGAAGACATTTATGCAGACATTTTCATTAGTACGTATTTCGGTTTTTTTATTCAGCAGCTTGAGCAAGACTTCCAGCTCGTATTAACACAAAAAGATGATTTTATTGAGACATACACACACATTTTCATGAGAGGAATTTCTCCCGCTTAA
- a CDS encoding MFS transporter, translated as MKLQKENLIIYSLLLGAILVPVNSTMIAVALSSISTYYDQSISNITWVVTIYLIVMAVTQPIAGKLGDIYGHRRMYLTGVTLFLIGSIGCALAPNLAFLIIFRSIQAAGGAILTPNSIALIRATVSPEKLSKTMGYFGFGAGIGAALGPFIGSILIQSFDWHSIFLVNIPFLFLTLVTGVLLIPNIKHTRIHARVDMIGSLYLTIGIATIILCSKSQLLNEYLIYGILALIVIPLFFKHVRKVKNPIIDLSLFKNSSFTNANLSIMLSNFVMYAILLIMPLFMEQQLALSHTQSGMILSIFSLCMSLSGLLGARLHPKKGAKKMIRFSFLCLTLSSIMLITLSQYPTLPLLIVTLVAGGISSGIGMTSMQMASLTAVDQSLTGSASGIFSTFRYFGSIISSTLIGIMSGFQSLFIVLMGAGILGFLLSQRVKTKSTSPSSGHSA; from the coding sequence TTGAAATTGCAAAAAGAGAATTTGATCATCTATTCTTTGTTACTTGGAGCTATACTAGTTCCGGTCAACTCAACGATGATCGCAGTCGCTTTATCATCCATATCAACTTATTATGATCAATCCATTTCAAACATTACTTGGGTTGTCACGATTTATCTTATTGTCATGGCGGTCACACAGCCTATCGCTGGTAAGTTAGGAGATATATATGGACACCGCCGCATGTATTTAACCGGAGTGACACTCTTTTTAATCGGCTCGATTGGCTGTGCTTTAGCACCTAATCTAGCATTTCTCATCATCTTTCGCTCCATTCAAGCAGCTGGCGGGGCTATTTTAACACCGAATAGCATTGCTTTGATTCGTGCAACAGTCTCACCCGAAAAGCTATCTAAAACAATGGGTTACTTTGGATTTGGTGCTGGTATTGGTGCCGCACTTGGGCCATTTATTGGATCGATTCTCATTCAGAGTTTTGATTGGCATTCCATATTCTTAGTAAATATTCCATTTCTGTTTCTTACACTAGTCACCGGCGTCTTGCTCATTCCAAACATAAAGCATACACGCATACATGCAAGGGTAGATATGATCGGTTCATTGTATTTAACCATCGGAATTGCCACAATCATTCTATGCTCAAAAAGCCAGCTACTAAATGAATATTTAATTTATGGCATTCTAGCATTGATTGTCATTCCTTTATTCTTTAAACATGTACGGAAAGTAAAGAATCCAATTATCGATTTATCCCTATTTAAAAACAGTTCATTTACAAATGCGAATCTGTCGATCATGCTAAGTAATTTTGTGATGTATGCCATCCTTCTCATTATGCCGCTGTTTATGGAACAACAACTTGCGCTTTCTCATACACAAAGCGGTATGATTCTATCGATATTTTCTCTTTGTATGTCTCTTAGCGGTTTATTAGGCGCAAGACTCCATCCAAAAAAAGGCGCGAAAAAAATGATTCGCTTTTCATTTCTCTGCCTTACTTTATCAAGCATCATGTTAATTACACTGAGTCAGTACCCAACCTTACCACTGCTTATCGTGACACTAGTCGCAGGTGGAATTTCATCAGGGATTGGTATGACAAGTATGCAGATGGCTTCTTTAACAGCTGTTGATCAAAGCTTAACTGGTTCGGCATCTGGTATTTTCTCAACCTTTCGATATTTTGGCAGTATCATTTCGTCGACATTGATTGGTATCATGAGTGGTTTTCAATCTTTATTTATTGTATTAATGGGCGCAGGAATCCTTGGCTTCCTTTTATCCCAACGCGTCAAAACGAAATCTACCTCTCCATCATCTGGACATTCTGCCTAA
- a CDS encoding YncE family protein, translating to MERVKYVVIYLSALLLFLSGCGKDQQFTPPDSSQSIAVISQLKKASFSIVDLQKNKMISSVDLKHPLTDLIQINKDVIIATSKEGESLIEINLKKGTATDYMDVNKGLTSLTYDAASHTLIAADSQKNVVYFIDTQRKKIKATVKTGKLPSSMTLSPSGTLFVLNAESHTVSVIDIEKEKHIRTFSVLERPSGIHFDGQSIWIGGHGKPGTLNKSIFAYDPQTGKKQREIKLGVMPVAFFSEKNSSTLYVLCHGDHTLYKVDTETNKQLASVETGQNPNYITADTTSIYVSNLDDNSVSIIDKHTFMMKNRLNVPSGPYAIVLEEKK from the coding sequence ATGGAACGTGTAAAATATGTTGTGATCTATTTATCAGCTCTATTGTTATTCCTGTCAGGCTGTGGAAAAGACCAGCAATTTACTCCACCTGACAGCTCTCAATCGATCGCGGTCATCTCTCAATTAAAAAAAGCCTCCTTTTCAATAGTTGATTTACAAAAGAATAAAATGATCTCTTCCGTTGATTTAAAACATCCGCTCACTGATCTTATCCAAATCAACAAAGACGTCATCATCGCAACTAGTAAAGAAGGAGAATCGCTTATCGAAATTAATTTAAAAAAAGGTACAGCAACAGATTATATGGATGTGAATAAAGGGCTGACTTCCCTTACATATGATGCAGCTTCTCACACCTTAATTGCAGCAGATTCGCAGAAAAACGTCGTTTATTTTATTGATACGCAGCGTAAAAAAATAAAAGCAACTGTGAAGACCGGAAAGTTACCTTCTTCTATGACACTTTCTCCGTCAGGTACTTTATTTGTTTTAAATGCAGAAAGTCATACTGTCTCTGTTATAGATATTGAGAAGGAAAAACATATACGTACGTTCTCTGTACTTGAACGACCATCTGGTATTCATTTTGATGGACAGTCCATTTGGATCGGTGGTCACGGAAAACCAGGCACCTTAAATAAGAGCATTTTTGCTTACGACCCTCAAACAGGTAAAAAGCAGCGAGAAATAAAACTAGGCGTTATGCCTGTTGCATTCTTTTCAGAGAAAAATTCTTCTACTTTATATGTACTTTGTCATGGAGATCATACGCTATACAAAGTAGATACAGAGACGAATAAGCAGCTTGCTTCTGTTGAAACTGGTCAAAATCCGAATTATATCACCGCTGATACCACATCAATATATGTGAGTAACTTAGATGACAATTCAGTATCAATTATCGATAAACATACATTCATGATGAAAAATCGACTGAATGTCCCATCAGGACCTTATGCTATCGTGTTGGAGGAAAAGAAATGA